In Populus trichocarpa isolate Nisqually-1 chromosome 7, P.trichocarpa_v4.1, whole genome shotgun sequence, the following proteins share a genomic window:
- the LOC7483121 gene encoding calmodulin-like protein 30 — protein sequence MSHLSFLNFHGLPRNSSSSSLTPTESRIYREKRQSCSVSKSMQQNVILGQSSNESKSFQPNVEEMKWVFDKFDLNKDGKISRQEYKSALRALGKGLEESEMVKAFQATDIDGDGYIDFKEFMEMMHNMGDGVKSSDIESAFRVFDLDGNGKISAEELMEVLKRLGERSSLDACRKMIRAVDGDGDGLIDMNEFMGMMTRTMKMC from the coding sequence ATGTCGCACTTGAGTTTTCTCAATTTTCATGGTCTTCCAAGAAATTCCTCCTCATCATCACTAACACCAACCGAGTCAAGAATTTATAGGGAGAAGAGGCAAAGCTGTAGTGTTTCAAAATCCATGCAACAAAACGTAATCCTGGGACAAAGCTCTAATGAGTCAAAATCTTTCCAACCGAATGTGGAAGAGATGAAATGGGTGTTTGACAAGTTTGACCTCAACAAAGATGGCAAGATTTCTCGTCAGGAGTACAAATCAGCACTGAGGGCCTTAGGCAAGGGACTAGAGGAATCTGAAATGGTCAAGGCATTTCAGGCTACTGATATTGATGGGGATGGGTACATAGACTTCAAAGAATTCATGGAAATGATGCATAACATGGGAGATGGAGTAAAGAGCAGTGACATTGAAAGTGCTTTTCGAGTGTTTGACTTGGATGGGAATGGAAAAATAAGTGCAGAAGAATTAATGGAGGTCTTGAAGAGGTTGGGAGAGAGGTCTAGCTTGGATGCTTGTCGTAAAATGATTCGAGCAGTGGATGGTGATGGGGATGGTTTGATAGACATGAATGAATTCATGGGCATGATGACCCGTACCATGAAAATGTGTTAG
- the LOC7483120 gene encoding protein DETOXIFICATION 48 — MNDQGISASIPLLGHYSCQKSSLLLGSDKSVLPDKQGYCLHCKDQAWRPSLSQVVAEIKELCTIAFPMIITGLLIYGKSAISMLFMGKLGKEVLAGGSLSIGIANITGYSVISGLAMGMEAISSQACGAKQWPLMGQTLQQTIAILILACIPISLLWLNFEPVLIFCGQDRAISSIASTYLVFSLPDLVLQSFINPLKIYLRTQNITLPLMLSAAFSLALHVPISYILTYRFSLGIRGIAVAVAITDLNLLAALLLYLYFSGICRKSWQGWSLQCFDEWKPILSLAIPSCISVCLEWWWYELMIVLSGILANAPEAVATMGILIQATSLVYIFPSALSLAVSTRVGNELGANQPNKAKMSSIIALFCAVLMSIIAMLFMTLTRHAWGQIFTTDKAILSLTATTMPVVGLCELGNCPQTTGCGVLRGSARPTLGANINLGSFYGVGLPIAMLMGIGMGLGLLGFWFGLLVAQAVCAIVMVVVLTRTDWKMQANRARELTGIDSEDEAESKTLDGSVSIIRVDDLIIA, encoded by the exons ATGAATGATCAAGGGATTTCAGCTTCAATTCCTCTTTTAGGCCATTATAGTTGTCAAAAATCAAGTTTACTACTAGGAAGTGATAAGAGTGTCTTACCAGATAAGCAAGGATATTGTCTTCACTGCAAAGATCAAGCGTGGCGTCCTTCCCTTTCCCAG GTGGTTGCAGAGATCAAAGAGCTCTGTACCATAGCTTTTCCTATGATCATCACGGGCCTACTTATATATGGAAAATCTGCCATTTCTATGCTTTTCATGGGGAAATTAGGGAAAGAGGTTTTAGCAGGAGGGTCTCTCTCCATTGGCATAGCAAACATCACTGGCTACTCTGTCATTTCCGGTCTAGCTATGGGCATGGAGGCCATCTCCTCTCAAGCCTGTGGAGCCAAGCAATGGCCTCTTATGGGCCAAACCCTTCAGCAAACGATAGCAATTCTCATCTTGGCATGCATACCCATATCTCTTCTTTGGCTCAACTTTGAACCTGTCCTTATCTTCTGTGGCCAAGACCGAGCCATCTCTTCTATTGCCTCTACTTACCTCGTATTTTCGCTACCAGATCTAGTCCTCCAATCTTTCATTAACCCTCTCAAAATTTACCTAAGAACCCAGAACATAACCCTCCCTCTCATGCTCAGTGCAGCTTTTTCACTAGCTCTTCATGTCCCTATCAGTTACATCCTGACTTATCGTTTCAGCCTTGGCATTCGAGGCATTGCTGTGGCAGTAGCCATAACAGACTTGAATCTGCTCGCTGCCCTTCTGCTTTACCTTTACTTCTCCGGCATCTGTAGAAAGTCATGGCAAGGCTGGTCCCTCCAATGCTTCGATGAATGGAAGCCGATTCTTAGCCTAGCCATCCCTAGTTGCATCTCTGTGTGCTTAGAATGGTGGTGGTATGAACTTATGATAGTCCTTTCAGGAATACTTGCAAATGCTCCTGAGGCAGTTGCCACTATGGGAATTCTAATACAAGCAACTTCTCTTGTCTATATCTTCCCTTCGGCCCTTAGCCTTGCCGTATCAACTCGAGTTGGCAACGAGTTAGGCGCAAACCAGCCCAACAAAGCCAAAATGTCTTCTATAATCGCATTATTTTGTGCCGTTTTGATGAGTATTATCGCCATGTTGTTCATGACATTAACGAGGCATGCTTGGGGTCAGATTTTTACCACCGATAAAGCCATACTGTCATTGACAGCGACAACAATGCCGGTGGTTGGGCTCTGTGAGCTAGGGAACTGCCCACAGACCACCGGTTGTGGGGTGTTGAGGGGCAGTGCTAGGCCAACTCTTGGTGCCAACATAAATTTGGGTTCCTTCTATGGTGTTGGATTGCCTATAGCTATGTTAATGGGCATCGGTATGGGTTTGGGCTTGCTGGGCTTCTGGTTCGGCTTACTGGTAGCCCAAGCTGTTTGTGCTATTGTCATGGTGGTGGTGCTAACCAGAACAGATTGGAAAATGCAGGCAAATCGAGCCAGAGAGCTTACTGGTATTGATAGTGAGGATGAAGCAGAGAGCAAAACGCTCGATGGATCAGTATCAATCATACGAGTGGATGACTTGATTATTGCTTAG